ACCAAGGGGGAAGGTCAAAACATCTTCGGACTTAAGCTGGACATGAGCCTTGGAAATCAAAGAGCCATTGACGCGTAATTTACCGGAAGTCACAAATTTCGCGGCCAGGGTGCGGCTTTTAAAAAATCGGGCGTGCCAAAGCCATTTATCGACACGTAAGCTTTCAGGGGCTTCTTTAGTCATGCTTTCCAGTTCTTTAATTGAGCAAACGGTGAATCTTCGTTGATTTTCACAGGGCGTTTCTTTTTCATCGTTTTCTTCTTTTTTATATGGGACTTCTTGCGTTTGACTTTAAGGTCATCGCCAGACTTTTCAATATGATAGCCGAGTCGTTTCAGAATATCGGCCATCACCTCATGAGAACATCCCGCCAAAGAGGTAAAATCCCCATCAATCAGGCTGGCAACTTTCTTGGTCCGCTCCCACGCAAGATCAGCGATACGTTCCACCATGTCAATGCGCACACATCGGCCATTAAAATTACGATACCCCAATGTCCGGTAAAACCCATCGGGCATGCCTTTTTCCGCCACAAAAGACATAAGTCCCTCACCGGGGTAAACTGGTGTAATTTCCGGCTGATAAAATAAAACCCAAAGGTCCGCACGCAAACGAATAGCTGCTGCCTTGAGCAGTTTGGGACAATAGATGGTGTGACGACCAATAATCACACCGTTTTGGCGCAATATTTTACGGACCTTTTGATCAATCTGGCCGACCAGTTCACTGACCTTTTTGCGTGGGATCGAACCAAGATGTTCACGAAGTTGAAACACAAGCCCACGCGCCGCCCCTTTAAGGTCGGCACGTTCCAGATCAAACAGGGGTTTAAATATTTTCCCGATATGATTTTCCAGCCACCGGCCCAAGCGCACCTTAACCCGTTGGCGCAAAGGTTCATCAATCAGGTCAAAGGGCAAACATTCAAGACGAGGGTGCAACATATCATGACCTTTAAACAGGCGTGCACAAGGATAATCCCGCCATAAAACCCGCCCGTCATCGCGTAACGTAAACGCCTCATCCCCTTCTTCTTCGAAAGCTGTGACCCGACGTTCCATTTCCTGACGCAAGGCTTTCAAAGCAGCGGAATTGACTGCCCGTTTGGCATGGGCATTATCAGCTTCATCAGCAGCAAAATGGAACCCTTCCAGGCGCCCAACAAAATGACCTTCCACCAGCACGTCACCGGATTTGGTCACTGCGGCAAGCAAATCATCCTGGTCCTTGAGCTTTTTCATCAACGTTGAGGTCCGGCGATCAACAAATCGTTTGGTCAGTTGTTCATGCAGCGCATCGGACAATTTATCTTCAATGCTGCGCGTCACATTCTGCCAGTGTTCAGGATCACGCAGCCATTTCGCCCGCTGGGAAATATAGGTCCAGGTGCGGATATTGGACAAACGCTGGGTCAGCGTGTCGATATCCCCATCGGTGCGATCCAGTCGCTGCACATGGCCTGCTACCCAATCGGTAGGCAGGGTATTTTTATTGGTGCGCAGATGAATAAAGATTTGGCCCAACAAACGCGGATGACTGTCAGACATGGTCTTGGCAAAATCCGGGATTTGGCAAACTTCCCACAGCAACTGTACGGCTTGCGGATTTTTGGCCAATGCCATCACATCCGGATTTTTCGCCAGAAACTCCAATGTGATTTCATCTTCACAAATACGTGGGCGGATCAAGCCACGGGTCTGCGGGCTCTTGCGCAAATCCATCTGCAAGACCTCAACCGAGGTAAAACGCAATCGTGAATTGCGCCAATAAATCTGTTCGAGACGATCAAATTC
This sequence is a window from Terasakiella sp. SH-1. Protein-coding genes within it:
- a CDS encoding helicase-related protein, which gives rise to MQIDTSQRARISAVLGPTNTGKTYLALERMMAHGSGIIGFPLRLLARENYDRVVSIKGPQQVALITGEERIVPPHARYFLCTVESMPLERDVDFIAIDEIQLCSDPDRGHIFTDRLLNARGRSETMFMGSQSIAPLIRHLVEGVEFEERPRFSKLTYNGSKKITRLPNRSAIVAFSASEVYSIAELIRRQKGGAAVVLGALSPRTRNAQVGLYQEGEVDYIVATDAIGMGLNMDVDHVAFASLSKFDGHQMRGLQASEMAQIAGRAGRYMRDGTFGVTADCPIMDPEIVDRLEAHEFDRLEQIYWRNSRLRFTSVEVLQMDLRKSPQTRGLIRPRICEDEITLEFLAKNPDVMALAKNPQAVQLLWEVCQIPDFAKTMSDSHPRLLGQIFIHLRTNKNTLPTDWVAGHVQRLDRTDGDIDTLTQRLSNIRTWTYISQRAKWLRDPEHWQNVTRSIEDKLSDALHEQLTKRFVDRRTSTLMKKLKDQDDLLAAVTKSGDVLVEGHFVGRLEGFHFAADEADNAHAKRAVNSAALKALRQEMERRVTAFEEEGDEAFTLRDDGRVLWRDYPCARLFKGHDMLHPRLECLPFDLIDEPLRQRVKVRLGRWLENHIGKIFKPLFDLERADLKGAARGLVFQLREHLGSIPRKKVSELVGQIDQKVRKILRQNGVIIGRHTIYCPKLLKAAAIRLRADLWVLFYQPEITPVYPGEGLMSFVAEKGMPDGFYRTLGYRNFNGRCVRIDMVERIADLAWERTKKVASLIDGDFTSLAGCSHEVMADILKRLGYHIEKSGDDLKVKRKKSHIKKKKTMKKKRPVKINEDSPFAQLKNWKA